In the genome of Bacillus sp. S3, one region contains:
- the metA gene encoding homoserine O-acetyltransferase MetA, which yields MPINIPKLLPAREVLEQENIFIMENERAISQDIRPLKILILNLMPEKEKAETQLLRLLGNTPLQVNVNLLKTDSYESTHTSKQHLEQFYTTFPEIKNQKFDGMIITGAPVELLEFDQVKYWTELTEIMDWATQNVTSTLHICWGAQAALYYHYGIRKFELQRKCSGIYPHRIFEQNDILLRGFDDQFYAPHSRYTDVSIEAILQKPELKLLAASEDAGALLIASQDRKHVMITGHLEYESDSLAQEYERDLNKGLEIHMPENYFPNNDPTQPPINRWRSHGHLFFSNWLNYYVYQETPFSWD from the coding sequence TTGCCAATTAACATTCCAAAGTTATTGCCTGCAAGAGAGGTTCTTGAGCAGGAAAATATTTTCATTATGGAAAATGAACGGGCAATCAGCCAGGATATCAGGCCTTTAAAAATACTGATTTTGAATTTAATGCCTGAAAAAGAAAAAGCAGAAACACAGCTCTTAAGATTATTGGGAAACACACCATTACAGGTAAATGTTAATTTGCTAAAAACCGACTCATATGAATCTACTCATACTAGCAAACAGCATTTGGAGCAGTTTTATACCACTTTCCCGGAAATTAAAAATCAGAAATTTGACGGGATGATTATAACTGGTGCCCCTGTTGAACTATTAGAATTCGATCAGGTAAAATACTGGACCGAATTAACCGAAATTATGGACTGGGCCACTCAAAATGTAACCTCAACATTACATATTTGCTGGGGTGCACAGGCTGCACTTTACTACCATTACGGCATCCGTAAATTTGAGTTGCAGCGAAAATGTTCAGGGATATATCCCCACCGTATATTCGAGCAAAATGATATTTTATTACGGGGATTTGACGACCAATTTTATGCTCCCCATTCCCGCTATACGGATGTTTCGATTGAGGCAATCTTACAAAAGCCTGAGTTAAAATTGCTGGCTGCCTCAGAAGATGCCGGCGCATTATTGATTGCATCTCAAGACCGGAAGCATGTGATGATTACCGGACATTTGGAATACGAATCCGATTCACTGGCACAGGAATATGAAAGAGATTTGAATAAAGGTCTTGAAATCCATATGCCAGAGAATTATTTTCCAAACAATGACCCTACCCAGCCTCCTATTAATCGCTGGCGTTCTCATGGTCACTTATTTTTTTCAAACTGGCTCAATTATTATGTATATCAAGAAACCCCATTTTCTTGGGATTAA
- a CDS encoding DUF3892 domain-containing protein, whose amino-acid sequence MESISAVHRNHFGDIISFVTSEGRVISYRKALLEVENGQIEGAQAILDLEGRVSLIPEIDQSFDHYPNLY is encoded by the coding sequence TTGGAATCAATTTCTGCTGTACATCGCAACCATTTCGGAGATATTATCAGTTTTGTTACATCGGAAGGGCGTGTAATTTCTTATCGCAAAGCCCTATTAGAAGTTGAGAACGGACAGATTGAGGGGGCACAAGCCATCCTGGATCTGGAAGGACGCGTGTCATTAATTCCGGAGATTGACCAGTCTTTTGACCATTATCCTAACTTATATTAA
- the mntR gene encoding transcriptional regulator MntR — protein MPTPSMEDYIEQIYILIEEKGYARVSDIAEALSVHPSSVTKMVQKLDKDEYLVYEKYRGLRLTTKGNKVGKRLVFRHDLLEQFLNIIGVKEENIYTDVEGIEHHLSWDSIDRIGDLVQFFEEDEGRVDQLRDIQKQNEQE, from the coding sequence ATGCCAACACCTAGTATGGAAGATTATATTGAACAAATCTATATTTTGATTGAAGAAAAAGGATACGCTCGGGTTTCAGATATTGCCGAAGCGCTGTCTGTCCATCCCTCCTCAGTAACGAAAATGGTGCAAAAACTTGATAAAGATGAATATTTGGTTTATGAGAAATACCGAGGGCTAAGGTTAACGACAAAAGGGAATAAAGTTGGTAAACGGCTTGTCTTTAGGCATGATTTACTTGAACAATTCCTTAACATTATTGGTGTTAAAGAAGAAAATATTTATACCGATGTTGAAGGCATCGAACATCATTTAAGCTGGGATTCTATTGATCGAATTGGTGACCTTGTTCAGTTTTTTGAAGAAGACGAGGGCAGAGTGGATCAATTGAGAGATATTCAAAAGCAAAATGAACAAGAGTGA
- a CDS encoding DNA topoisomerase III has product MKLIIAEKPDQGSTLASIFKHKKQNGFIEIFPNETFTKGAYVTWAIGHLCQLVAPEKYEPGWKKWSLDNLPIIPEHFKYEVTKDKAKQFTVIRKLVANPAVTEIIHAGDAGREGELIIRNILRLTNCKKPMKRLWISSLTPNAIREGFSKLLDESETKSLYFEAYTRACADWVVGMNGSRLYSLLLQKRGFSDVFSVGRVQTPTLALIVKRELEIENFKSEPFWEVVGHFDINGKKYSGKWQNEGETRVKTKEMAEKVAAFCREKSAEVADVIAERKEFSPPLLYNLSALQAEANKRFKFPPKKTLDVLQKLYQKGHVSYPRSDSQYVTKEEANTFPEILNKLSHIKAYASFFPLPIASIADNKRYVNEKKVTDHYAIIPTEQIPHVDRLSPDERQLYDLIVTSLIAAHYYNAVAEYTTVTTLVDGRAAFVSKGKVQLEQGWRKVLKQKEREDEPELPDLKKGEQGKTVKAEVKESQTQPPKRYTEGQLITLMKTAGKHIDDKELEKVLTRTEGLGTEATRAGIITMLKDRLYIEVKKNLVYATAKAKILIGAIGQEILASPEMTAKWEQKLKEISEGSAVPIHFMEQTKKMVVHLISSSMDQSASWTFSEEIIESFTPGKQRTRRNTVTKLGPCKKCDGTIIDKGSFYGCSNYKKNQCNFTISKKILGKNITQKHIKLLLSEGKTDLIEGFTNRDNTFNARLILDEQEKKVKFAFAETSTK; this is encoded by the coding sequence ATGAAATTAATTATTGCTGAAAAACCCGACCAAGGCTCAACATTAGCTTCAATTTTTAAACATAAAAAACAAAATGGCTTTATTGAGATTTTTCCTAATGAAACGTTTACAAAAGGGGCGTATGTCACGTGGGCGATTGGCCATCTTTGTCAGCTCGTGGCACCGGAAAAGTATGAACCGGGCTGGAAAAAATGGTCATTGGACAACTTGCCAATCATACCTGAACATTTCAAGTATGAAGTTACAAAAGATAAAGCAAAACAATTTACAGTTATAAGAAAACTGGTTGCTAACCCAGCTGTTACAGAAATAATCCACGCAGGAGATGCCGGGCGTGAAGGTGAACTAATCATCCGCAATATCTTAAGGTTAACCAATTGTAAAAAACCGATGAAACGACTTTGGATATCATCGTTAACACCTAACGCTATTCGCGAAGGTTTTTCTAAGTTGTTAGATGAAAGTGAGACGAAAAGTTTATACTTTGAAGCCTATACCCGAGCTTGTGCGGATTGGGTTGTTGGAATGAATGGATCCAGGCTTTATAGCCTGCTGCTCCAGAAGAGAGGTTTTTCAGATGTATTTTCAGTTGGCCGGGTACAGACGCCAACGTTAGCCCTCATTGTAAAAAGGGAACTGGAAATTGAGAATTTTAAATCCGAGCCCTTTTGGGAGGTAGTTGGCCATTTTGACATCAATGGCAAAAAATATAGCGGAAAGTGGCAAAATGAAGGGGAAACCCGCGTTAAGACAAAGGAAATGGCTGAAAAAGTTGCTGCCTTTTGCCGTGAAAAGTCCGCTGAAGTAGCAGATGTAATAGCTGAGAGAAAAGAATTTTCACCACCGTTACTCTATAATTTATCTGCATTGCAGGCAGAGGCAAATAAACGCTTTAAATTTCCACCGAAAAAAACGCTAGATGTCCTGCAAAAGCTCTATCAAAAAGGGCATGTATCCTACCCCCGCTCTGATTCGCAGTACGTAACAAAAGAAGAGGCCAATACCTTTCCTGAAATTCTTAATAAATTGAGTCATATAAAAGCATATGCAAGCTTTTTCCCATTACCCATAGCCTCAATTGCGGATAATAAACGATATGTCAATGAAAAGAAGGTAACGGACCACTATGCGATTATCCCTACTGAACAAATCCCACATGTGGATAGGCTTAGCCCAGACGAACGGCAACTCTATGATTTAATTGTAACCAGTTTAATCGCCGCTCATTACTATAATGCTGTAGCTGAATATACTACCGTTACTACATTAGTTGATGGACGCGCGGCATTTGTTTCGAAGGGCAAGGTACAACTTGAACAAGGATGGAGAAAGGTCCTTAAACAAAAGGAACGTGAGGATGAGCCGGAACTTCCTGACCTGAAAAAGGGAGAGCAGGGGAAAACGGTAAAGGCAGAGGTAAAAGAAAGTCAGACACAGCCGCCAAAACGTTACACCGAAGGTCAGTTAATTACATTAATGAAGACGGCTGGTAAGCATATTGATGATAAAGAACTTGAAAAAGTATTGACAAGAACTGAAGGTCTTGGGACGGAAGCTACTCGTGCCGGAATCATTACGATGCTCAAGGATCGATTATACATTGAAGTGAAAAAGAATTTGGTTTATGCAACGGCAAAAGCAAAAATATTAATTGGAGCAATAGGTCAGGAAATCCTTGCTTCACCAGAAATGACTGCAAAATGGGAACAAAAACTAAAGGAAATTTCTGAGGGTTCCGCGGTGCCCATACATTTTATGGAGCAAACAAAAAAGATGGTCGTCCATTTAATTTCCTCTAGTATGGATCAATCTGCCAGCTGGACATTTTCTGAGGAAATAATTGAGAGCTTCACCCCCGGAAAACAAAGAACAAGGAGAAATACCGTCACAAAACTTGGGCCTTGTAAAAAATGTGATGGAACTATTATTGATAAGGGTAGTTTTTACGGCTGCAGTAATTATAAAAAGAATCAATGCAATTTTACCATTTCTAAAAAAATCCTCGGGAAAAATATTACTCAAAAACATATTAAGCTGCTTCTTTCTGAAGGAAAGACTGACTTGATTGAAGGATTCACTAATAGGGATAATACCTTTAACGCACGGCTGATCCTTGATGAACAAGAAAAAAAGGTTAAATTTGCATTTGCGGAAACATCAACTAAATAA
- the cspD gene encoding cold-shock protein CspD — MQNGKVKWFNNEKGFGFIEVEGGDDVFVHFSAIQGEGFKSLEEGQEVSFEIVEGNRGPQAANVVKL; from the coding sequence ATGCAAAACGGTAAAGTAAAATGGTTTAACAACGAAAAAGGCTTTGGGTTTATCGAAGTTGAAGGCGGCGACGATGTATTCGTACATTTCAGCGCAATCCAAGGCGAAGGCTTCAAATCTTTAGAAGAAGGCCAAGAAGTTTCTTTCGAAATCGTTGAAGGAAACCGTGGACCACAAGCTGCAAACGTTGTAAAACTATAA
- a CDS encoding zinc-finger domain-containing protein gives MKHSVRKELFSQAEELMKQYCDGCFLHQHLKKDGGRRLAHRFCISQCTIGIKLQEVGSKLK, from the coding sequence ATGAAGCATTCAGTCAGAAAAGAACTTTTTAGCCAAGCAGAAGAGTTGATGAAACAATATTGTGACGGCTGTTTTTTACATCAGCATTTAAAAAAAGACGGCGGGCGGAGATTGGCACATCGTTTCTGTATTTCGCAATGTACGATAGGTATTAAACTGCAAGAGGTTGGAAGCAAACTTAAGTGA
- a CDS encoding reverse transcriptase-like protein gives MKYRLEWNYKLKTNEKVQCSSEWAAGEVALQMGEELEGTGKVTELYFYDEKGTSWILKEMKKLLTEIEDDPHDITIYFDGGFHKETNQAGLGAVIFFKQGKKKYRIRANARFNEMESNNEAEYAAFYYALNILEDLGVQHLSCEFRGDSQGVLKQLEGEWPCYEETLNRWLDRIEEKMKALGIVAKYTVIPRKDNKESDKLATQALEGKEIFAKTLIL, from the coding sequence ATGAAATATAGGCTCGAGTGGAACTACAAACTAAAAACAAATGAAAAAGTCCAATGTTCATCTGAATGGGCAGCAGGGGAAGTAGCCCTGCAAATGGGCGAAGAGCTTGAAGGAACCGGAAAGGTAACAGAATTGTATTTTTATGATGAAAAGGGGACATCTTGGATACTAAAAGAAATGAAAAAGCTGTTAACGGAAATCGAGGATGATCCCCATGATATTACCATTTATTTTGATGGTGGATTTCATAAGGAAACAAATCAGGCAGGGCTTGGGGCTGTGATCTTTTTTAAACAAGGAAAAAAGAAATACCGCATCCGGGCAAACGCTCGCTTTAATGAAATGGAATCCAACAACGAAGCAGAATACGCGGCTTTTTATTATGCATTAAATATTTTAGAAGATTTGGGAGTCCAACATCTTTCCTGTGAATTTAGAGGTGATTCACAGGGAGTTTTAAAGCAGCTTGAAGGAGAATGGCCATGTTATGAAGAAACGCTAAACCGATGGCTTGACCGGATTGAAGAAAAAATGAAAGCACTCGGAATTGTGGCAAAATATACAGTCATTCCTAGAAAAGATAATAAGGAGTCAGATAAATTGGCTACTCAAGCTTTAGAAGGAAAAGAAATCTTCGCCAAAACATTAATACTATAA
- a CDS encoding RNase H family protein, with translation MIEVYIDGASAGNPGQSGAGIFIKAHGTTEKYSLPLGIMSNHEAEFHAFIQALNICLTKGFVHSVVSFRTDSELVSRSVEKEFVKNKLYAPLLEEALQLTKEIDLFFMKWIPSSENKVADELARKAIQKN, from the coding sequence TTGATTGAAGTATATATTGATGGAGCAAGTGCCGGTAACCCCGGTCAAAGCGGGGCTGGGATTTTTATTAAGGCACATGGCACAACGGAAAAATATTCACTGCCGCTAGGCATTATGTCAAATCATGAAGCTGAATTTCATGCTTTTATTCAAGCTTTAAACATCTGCTTAACTAAAGGATTCGTCCATTCAGTGGTATCGTTTCGTACGGATTCAGAATTAGTAAGTAGATCAGTCGAAAAAGAGTTTGTCAAAAATAAATTGTATGCTCCCTTACTTGAAGAAGCATTACAGTTAACGAAAGAAATCGATTTATTCTTTATGAAATGGATTCCAAGTTCCGAAAACAAAGTGGCAGATGAATTAGCACGAAAGGCCATCCAAAAAAATTAG
- a CDS encoding DUF6123 family protein, which produces MQTVEEYLCYLTGKGFHFQEDAVGFIFFGKHYTNASDEMTNTAIELTLKAQKSFDGSFYMSLLETFISNQINTRKAAIHFVKKQELLAI; this is translated from the coding sequence GTGCAAACAGTTGAAGAGTATTTGTGCTACTTGACGGGAAAAGGCTTTCATTTTCAAGAAGATGCCGTTGGCTTTATTTTCTTCGGGAAACATTATACAAATGCTTCAGATGAAATGACCAATACAGCAATAGAGTTAACGTTAAAGGCTCAAAAGAGCTTTGACGGCAGTTTTTATATGTCATTGCTGGAAACATTTATTTCAAATCAGATTAACACAAGGAAAGCCGCTATACATTTTGTAAAGAAACAAGAATTACTCGCAATTTAA
- a CDS encoding divergent PAP2 family protein, giving the protein MNKGVYLALFSIGLAQAVKIPIHYVKKKEWRPELFFGTGGMPSSHSAGVSTLTTYIALQRGLPTFDFALSLVYGLIVMYDAQGVRRQTGELTLKVNSMNELIEKIHKEESVEVKQESPKKLKEMLGHQPEEVLGGALLGIAVGAIGHLCTKKNRKAQTFRVRF; this is encoded by the coding sequence ATGAATAAGGGTGTTTATTTGGCACTTTTTAGCATTGGACTTGCCCAAGCTGTGAAAATACCAATTCATTATGTGAAAAAGAAGGAATGGCGGCCTGAGTTATTTTTCGGTACGGGCGGCATGCCTAGCTCACATTCTGCTGGAGTTTCCACATTAACCACCTATATTGCTCTGCAAAGAGGGCTGCCAACCTTCGATTTTGCGCTTTCTCTTGTGTATGGATTAATTGTTATGTATGATGCACAAGGTGTCAGGAGGCAGACAGGCGAACTTACATTAAAGGTAAACTCCATGAATGAATTAATCGAAAAAATTCATAAAGAAGAAAGTGTTGAAGTAAAACAGGAATCTCCAAAGAAGTTAAAAGAAATGTTAGGACACCAGCCTGAAGAAGTGCTTGGTGGTGCCCTGTTGGGTATAGCGGTCGGGGCTATTGGTCATTTATGTACAAAAAAGAATAGAAAAGCCCAAACTTTTAGGGTAAGATTTTAA
- the sspL gene encoding small, acid-soluble spore protein L has product MGKGASRNRGVKAPGVNPQGYGQDAEFAEEPKSKLENAAKKKNTK; this is encoded by the coding sequence ATGGGAAAAGGCGCTAGCAGAAACCGCGGTGTAAAGGCACCTGGAGTGAATCCACAAGGATATGGACAAGATGCAGAATTTGCCGAGGAACCAAAGAGTAAGCTTGAAAATGCTGCAAAGAAAAAGAACACAAAATAA
- a CDS encoding 5'-3' exonuclease: MENQKPSLMLVDGMALLFRAFYATAVTGQFMINSKGIPTNGIHGFIKHLFTAVNSFKPSHLVVCWDMGSKTFRTELFPDYKGNRGEAPVELIPQFDLVKEVVASFDIPNIGLEGFEADDCIGTIANQMKHDAHVSILTGDQDILQLLDESISVILMKKGYGNYLVHTPETFFEEKGITPRQMIDLKALMGDTSDNYPGVRGIGEKTALKLLQEFEHIEGIIENLDRLSKSNKTKIEQDLDMLHISRILAEIKCDVPVNCVFEEAGLRIEKEKALNKLMEIELRGVQRLMSLDEAIIS; encoded by the coding sequence ATGGAAAATCAAAAACCTTCACTTATGCTTGTTGATGGAATGGCCCTGTTATTCCGCGCCTTTTATGCTACAGCAGTAACAGGTCAATTTATGATAAATTCTAAAGGAATTCCAACAAATGGAATTCACGGATTCATTAAACATTTATTTACAGCAGTAAACTCATTCAAACCATCACACCTTGTTGTTTGCTGGGATATGGGCAGTAAAACCTTCCGCACTGAATTATTTCCGGATTATAAGGGAAATCGGGGAGAAGCCCCTGTCGAGCTTATCCCGCAATTTGATTTAGTCAAGGAAGTTGTTGCATCCTTCGATATTCCCAATATCGGATTAGAAGGTTTTGAAGCGGATGATTGTATCGGAACGATTGCCAATCAAATGAAGCATGATGCACATGTGTCGATATTAACTGGTGATCAGGATATCCTCCAGCTCCTTGACGAAAGCATCTCCGTTATTTTGATGAAAAAAGGGTACGGGAATTACCTTGTTCACACGCCGGAAACCTTTTTTGAAGAAAAAGGGATTACTCCTAGACAGATGATTGATTTAAAAGCTCTAATGGGTGATACAAGTGATAATTATCCGGGTGTGAGGGGAATCGGTGAAAAGACGGCATTGAAGCTTTTACAAGAATTTGAACATATTGAGGGTATTATAGAGAACCTAGATCGATTGTCGAAATCCAATAAAACAAAAATTGAGCAGGACTTAGACATGCTCCATATTTCAAGGATTCTTGCGGAAATAAAATGCGATGTTCCTGTTAACTGTGTCTTTGAAGAGGCAGGACTGCGAATTGAAAAAGAGAAAGCTTTAAATAAATTAATGGAAATTGAACTGCGTGGAGTACAACGGCTGATGTCGTTGGACGAAGCGATTATTTCTTAA
- a CDS encoding sulfurtransferase translates to MKFVKEQDWVLNHLNENNIRIIDCRYSLAEPEKGKKDYLIGHVPGAVFFDVEQDLSAPVGDHGGRHPLPDTAEFVRKLEAAGIGDDTTVIAYDSGEGQYAARFWWLLQYLGHEQAYVLDGGYSGWIVGDNPITKDIPNFEKAVFHVNFRSELMADVEEVREAVKKRDKILIDSREEKRFLGIEEPIDKKAGRIPGALNKPWMNGLQNNKYLPVEEQKQRFHDLDPESQIIVYCGSGITAVPNFLTLKEAGFKKVKLYVGSFSDWISYEENNIL, encoded by the coding sequence ATGAAATTTGTGAAAGAACAGGATTGGGTTTTGAATCATTTAAATGAAAATAATATTAGAATTATTGATTGCCGTTATTCATTGGCAGAACCCGAAAAAGGGAAAAAGGACTATTTAATCGGTCATGTGCCTGGTGCTGTATTCTTTGATGTAGAACAGGATCTGTCAGCGCCGGTTGGAGATCATGGCGGACGGCATCCATTGCCAGATACAGCTGAGTTCGTTAGGAAGCTTGAGGCTGCTGGTATTGGTGACGATACAACAGTCATAGCCTATGATAGCGGTGAAGGGCAATATGCTGCCCGGTTTTGGTGGTTACTGCAATATCTTGGCCATGAACAGGCGTATGTTCTTGATGGCGGATATAGTGGCTGGATTGTTGGCGATAATCCAATAACGAAGGATATTCCAAACTTTGAAAAAGCGGTTTTTCATGTCAATTTTAGATCTGAACTAATGGCGGATGTAGAAGAGGTGAGGGAAGCCGTTAAAAAACGGGACAAAATTCTTATCGACTCCCGCGAAGAAAAGCGTTTTCTTGGTATAGAGGAACCAATTGATAAAAAAGCCGGCCGCATCCCAGGAGCACTCAATAAGCCATGGATGAACGGTTTACAAAACAATAAATATTTACCAGTTGAGGAACAAAAACAACGGTTTCATGACCTTGACCCTGAGAGTCAAATTATCGTTTATTGTGGGTCGGGGATCACGGCTGTCCCTAATTTCCTCACTTTAAAGGAAGCTGGTTTTAAAAAGGTTAAGCTTTATGTTGGCAGTTTTAGCGACTGGATCTCTTATGAGGAAAATAATATCCTATAA